From Cannabis sativa cultivar Pink pepper isolate KNU-18-1 chromosome 8, ASM2916894v1, whole genome shotgun sequence, a single genomic window includes:
- the LOC115699983 gene encoding uncharacterized protein LOC115699983, producing the protein MRSKEADNVMNNICETSTQLSTINADPNNKSYPNLKIRKFVNDVPYEASSTLKLIPICVHCKAKRYPHETTEFCCANGKIRLAKTNVHEKLRDLLTSNTYESTQFRTYIRTYNNKFAFTSFGVKVDKDLCRRNKGIYTFRSQGQIYHYINDLLPSNGHPSKLQLYFYDTDHELENYLSDSKIMVPSVVAELIEILQINPYSSFFRSLGDLEHLENQKIIIRTDIGLYQLVYNAPTSSQVAAIWTENDDGEELIGRDIFVYNHSGLSHKVQYYYGCYNPLQYPLLFPYGDIGWHEDIKRNSGGCNSTYNEINQSVNPDQSTNADELIAREERGEVVSCREYYCYKLQIRENDNSILLKFGRLLQQYVVDMYVKIETSRLDYYRRYQEEFRHEIYRGIVDTFTLGERNASNIGKRMILPSSFIGGPRDMRKRYMEAMALVQHYGKLDIFLTMTCNPNWPEIINELEEHEESQNRPDLVSRVFHSKLEEMKDELFKRKIFGEVSAYVYVIEHQKSGLPHAHFLIILQRDYKLYAPESFDEIVSAEIPDKNTNPHLYKTVVKHMMHGPCSDCFPIYKRPHNGVYVKVRGSKLDNRWVVPYNPYLLAKFDCHINVKICSTIKAVKYLYKYIYKGHDRVTFNLTSEESINEVDEIKQYQCGRWITPPEAMWRIYGFIINEMYPSVYSLHLHLEDQQSVTFHGNGDLNNILNSDRYQKSMLTEFFATNKVDENAKKLLYKEFPQHYVWDNQHKQWTPRKKKKVIGRIVTANPLEGERYYLRLLLSHVRGPTSFEDLRHIDGIVAPTFRDAATMRGLLQTDNT; encoded by the exons ATGAGAAGTAAGGAAGCTGATAATGTCATGAATAATATTTGTGAAACGTCTACACAACTATCAACAATTAATGCAG ATCCAAACAACAAATCATATCCCAACTTAAAGATTAGAAAATTTGTCAATGATGTCCCATATGAAGCTTCTTCTACTTTGAAATTAATCCCAATATGTGTACATTGCAAAGCAAAAAGATATCCTCATGAGACAACTGAATTTTGTTGTGCTAATGGAAAGATTCGATTAGCCAAAACCAATGTTCATGAAAAGCTTCGTGATTTGTTAACAAGTAACACATATGAATCTACTCAATTTAGGACATATATTCGCACTTACAACAACAAGTTTGCATTTACATCATTTGGAGTTAAAGTTGATAAAGATCTTTGTCGAAGGAATAAAGGAATCTACACTTTCAGAAGTCAAGGACAAATATATCACTACATTAATGATTTGCTTCCCTCAAATGGCCATCCGTCTAAGCTACAATTATATTTCTATGACACAGAtcatgaattagaaaattatctTTCAGATTCAAAAATAATGGTTCCATCAGTTGTTGCTGAACTAATAGAAATTCTCCAAATCAATCCATATTCTTCATTTTTCAGATCACTAGGTGATTTGGAACATCttgaaaaccaaaaaataattatacgaACAGATATTGGACTATATCAACTCGTTTACAATGCCCCAACGTCTTCACAAGTTGCAGCAATATGGACAGAAAATGATGATGGTGAAGAACTAATTGGTCGTGACATTTTTGTATATAATCATTCTGGTTTAAGTCATAAAGTGCAATACTATTACGGTTGTTATAATCCACTACAATATCCATTGTTGTTTCCCTATGGAGATATTGGATGGCATGAAGACATTAAAAGGAATAGTGGAGGTTGCAATTCTAcatataatgaaataaatcaatCTGTAAACCCTGACCAATCAACCAATGCAGATGAATTAATTGCAAGAGAAGAAAGAG GGGAAGTAGTTTCATGCCGTGAATATTACTGTTACAAACTACAGATTCGAGAAAATGACAATTCAATCTTACTTAAGTTTGGAAGACTATTACAACAATATGTTGTTGATATGTATGTTAAAATTGAAACGTCAAGATTGGATTATTATCGACGCTACCAAGAAGAATTTCGGCATGAGATATATCGAGGTATTGTCGATACATTTACTCTCGGAGAAAGAAATGCTTCTAATATTGGAAAACGTATGATTCTCCCATCATCATTTATTGGAGGTCCGAGGGACATGAGAAAACGATACATGGAAGCAATGGCTTTAGTTCAACATTATGGAAAACTTGATATTTTCTTAACAATGACATGCAATCCAAATTGGCCAGAAATTATTAATGAACTAGAAGAACATGAAGAGAGTCAAAATAGACCTGACTTGGTTTCTCGAGTTTTTCATTCAAAATTAGAAGAAATGAAAGATGAattatttaagagaaaaatattCGGTGAAGTTTCAGCTTATGTTTACGTCATTGAGCACCAAAAAAGTGGTCTTCCACATGCCCACTTCTTAATTATCTTACAAAGAGACTACAAATTATATGCACCAGAATCTTTTGATGAAATTGTTTCAGCAGAAATACCCGATAAAAACACAAACCCCCATCTTTATAAAACCGTTGTGAAGCATATGATGCACGGACCAT GTAGTGATTGCTTTCCTATCTATAAGCGTCCACATAATGGGGTATATGTTAAAGTAAGAGGAAGCAAATTAGACAATCGTTGGGTTGTTCCATATAATCCATATTTACTAGCAAAATTTGATTGTCACATTAATGTCAAAATTTGCTCAACGATAAAAGCAGTCAAATATCTCTACAAGTACATTTACAAAGGTCATGATCGGGTTACTTTTAACTTGACTTCGGAAGAAAGTATTAATGAAGTAGATGAAATCAAACAATATCAGTGTGGTAGATGGATCACCCCTCCAGAAGCTatgtggagaatatatggatttATTATAAATGAAATGTATCCATCAGTATATAGCTTACATTTACATCTTGAAGATCAACAATCAGTCACTTTCCATGGAAATGGAGatctaaataatattttaaattcagacCGTTATCAAAAATCTATGCTTACAGAATTCTTTGCCACCAATAAAGTAGATGAAAATGCAAAAAAACTACTATACAAAGAATTTCCACAACATTACGTATGGGACAATCAACACAAACAATGGACTCCacggaaaaagaaaaaagtaataGGACGAATTGTTACAGCAAATCCCCTTGAAGGTGAAAGATATTATCTCCGATTACTACTAAGCCATGTAAGAGGACCTACATCCTTCGAAGATCTAAGACATATTGATGGAATAGTAGCTCCAACATTTCGTGATGCAGCAACAATGCGTGGTCTTCTCCAAACAGATAATACCTAA